One genomic region from Muriicola soli encodes:
- the gldM gene encoding gliding motility protein GldM, with protein sequence MASGKATPRQKMINLMYLIFIAMLALNMSKEVLAAFGLMNEKFEASNEKTTETNMAFLSGLETKASENEEKFGPLYKDAVKIKELSQDYFEYIENLKTSMTKELDDPKDYVVMDKSDWLDQKFFQGDNLAPEGKEFLKRINDYKTQITALLPENFTEVRDAVASRFQTGDANGKVERRDGVKVDWINYHYEGYPLVASLANLSKLQADIKSTEEDALKAMLQGQLTSEVSMTNYTTLLEQEKSAFYTGEKFAGAIVLGRKDATTRPNEVNLKLDGRTLVEGKDYEINEGQVKLLVSAGAAGDHKIEGNLVFIQDGERTEVPVSSTFATITMPNSAVISADKMNVVYRGVANPMTISIPGIPDNKVSASATGLKRVSGSKFVMNPGKGREVTINASGVLPDGKRITTPATFRIKDIPRPAGSVRGESGSAKMPRRNLEIATIGALLEDFDFDLNLAVSGFKFKVPGQPTVVVKGNKLDSRGKSALKRAKRGDAVQIFDIEAYITNNKTYKLKRVSPVIVEITN encoded by the coding sequence ATGGCATCAGGAAAAGCAACACCGCGTCAGAAGATGATCAACTTAATGTATTTGATCTTTATCGCAATGCTGGCGCTCAATATGAGTAAAGAAGTTCTGGCTGCATTCGGATTAATGAATGAAAAGTTTGAAGCTTCTAACGAAAAAACCACAGAGACCAATATGGCCTTCCTCAGTGGATTAGAAACAAAGGCTTCTGAGAACGAGGAGAAATTTGGCCCCTTGTACAAAGACGCTGTTAAGATTAAGGAATTGTCTCAGGACTATTTCGAATACATCGAAAACCTCAAGACGTCAATGACCAAAGAATTAGACGATCCAAAAGACTATGTTGTTATGGATAAGTCGGATTGGTTAGACCAGAAATTCTTCCAGGGCGACAACCTTGCACCGGAAGGAAAGGAATTCCTTAAAAGGATCAACGATTACAAAACCCAGATCACTGCACTCTTACCGGAGAACTTTACAGAAGTTCGGGATGCTGTAGCCTCGCGATTCCAAACCGGAGACGCAAATGGTAAGGTAGAAAGAAGAGATGGTGTAAAGGTAGATTGGATTAATTACCATTATGAAGGATATCCTCTGGTAGCTTCTTTGGCTAACCTGAGTAAGTTACAGGCGGATATTAAGTCGACTGAAGAAGATGCTTTAAAAGCAATGCTTCAGGGTCAGTTAACCTCTGAAGTTTCCATGACAAATTACACCACCTTGTTGGAGCAGGAAAAATCTGCTTTCTACACCGGCGAAAAATTTGCAGGAGCAATCGTCCTTGGTCGTAAAGATGCAACGACAAGACCTAACGAGGTCAATCTGAAGCTCGATGGAAGAACCCTGGTTGAAGGGAAGGACTACGAGATCAACGAAGGACAGGTAAAGTTACTGGTAAGTGCCGGTGCTGCCGGAGATCACAAGATCGAAGGGAACCTGGTCTTTATTCAGGATGGAGAGCGTACCGAAGTACCTGTCTCGTCAACATTTGCAACGATTACCATGCCTAATTCGGCTGTAATTTCAGCAGATAAGATGAACGTGGTTTACCGAGGTGTAGCCAACCCAATGACAATCTCTATTCCCGGTATTCCTGATAATAAAGTGTCTGCGAGTGCGACAGGATTAAAAAGAGTTTCTGGAAGTAAGTTCGTAATGAACCCCGGTAAAGGACGTGAAGTAACTATTAATGCTTCTGGTGTCTTGCCTGATGGAAAGCGAATCACTACTCCTGCAACCTTTAGGATTAAGGATATTCCAAGACCTGCAGGTTCTGTAAGAGGAGAATCCGGAAGTGCAAAGATGCCAAGGCGTAACCTTGAGATCGCTACTATCGGTGCCTTGTTGGAAGATTTCGACTTTGACCTGAACCTCGCCGTAAGCGGATTTAAATTCAAAGTACCAGGACAGCCTACTGTGGTTGTTAAAGGTAATAAGCTTGACAGCAGAGGTAAATCTGCCCTTAAAAGAGCGAAAAGAGGTGATGCGGTTCAGATCTTTGATATTGAAGCTTACATCACAAACAACAAAACGTATAAGCTTAAGAGAGTATCTCCTGTAATTGTGGAGATCACAAACTAA
- the gldL gene encoding gliding motility protein GldL yields MAQSKSTKKLFNMAYGLGASVVIIGALFKILHWEFGPLTGGLLLAVGLITEALIFAISAFEPVDDEFDWSLVYPELAGGESNGKSNSDAKEAEGLLSKKLDQLLKEANIDAELMHSLGDSIRNFEGAAKGIAPSVDAMETTKKYSDEMAQAASQMESLNSLYKVQLESASRQASINEEVVQNAGALKDQMESLASNLSSLNGVYGGMLSAMSKN; encoded by the coding sequence ATGGCACAGTCAAAATCAACAAAAAAACTATTTAACATGGCCTATGGCCTCGGAGCGTCGGTAGTAATTATCGGTGCCCTCTTTAAAATCCTTCACTGGGAATTCGGACCACTGACAGGAGGTTTACTTCTTGCAGTCGGACTTATAACAGAAGCCCTTATTTTCGCTATCAGTGCATTTGAACCGGTAGATGATGAATTCGATTGGTCTTTGGTATATCCTGAATTGGCAGGAGGAGAATCTAATGGGAAATCAAACTCGGATGCAAAAGAAGCAGAAGGATTGCTTTCTAAGAAATTAGATCAGCTTTTAAAAGAAGCAAACATCGATGCAGAATTAATGCATAGCCTGGGTGACAGCATCCGCAACTTTGAAGGTGCTGCCAAAGGAATTGCTCCTTCTGTAGACGCAATGGAAACCACTAAGAAATACTCTGATGAAATGGCACAGGCTGCTTCTCAGATGGAATCTTTGAACAGCTTGTATAAAGTTCAGTTGGAAAGTGCCAGCAGACAAGCTTCTATTAACGAAGAAGTAGTTCAGAATGCAGGTGCTCTCAAAGATCAAATGGAATCATTGGCCTCTAACCTCTCATCTTTAAATGGTGTATATGGCGGTATGTTATCTGCCATGAGTAAGAACTAA
- the gldK gene encoding gliding motility lipoprotein GldK, protein MKKLLLLSIAFVFLLSSCGSKTKGELVGVQGKKWYPEKPYGMELIPRGAFIMGKSEEDMAQVLNAPTKTVTVRSFYMDDTEITNSEYRQFVQWVRDSIVRTKLAILADELGMGPEDGGIGEYAFKSADTTRMTTYQKYMLDNYSGMGETGYEGYALNTEEDLVWDTSDYPDEYYTEIMDSLYIPQEESYNGQRIIDVTQLKYKYTWMDIEAAARSRDSRRKEFLRTEELEVYPDTTVWIRDFEYSYNEPMHNDYFWHDAYSDYPVVGVSWTQAKAFCHWRTKFKNDDQKARGRQFVNQFRLPTEAEWEYAARGGIEGGTYPWGGPYVISDTGCFMANFKPQRGDYAADAALYTVEAKSYEPNDFNLYNMAGNVSEWTNSSYFPGSYEYASTMNPNADSGDNARKVIRGGSWKDVAYFLQVSTRDYEYKDSARSYVGFRTVQDYMGEEDSTQ, encoded by the coding sequence ATGAAGAAGCTATTGTTGTTATCTATAGCGTTTGTTTTTTTACTCTCAAGTTGTGGGTCTAAGACAAAAGGAGAACTAGTGGGCGTACAAGGAAAGAAGTGGTACCCCGAAAAACCATATGGAATGGAACTCATACCAAGGGGTGCTTTCATCATGGGAAAAAGCGAGGAAGATATGGCGCAGGTTCTCAACGCCCCAACCAAAACAGTTACGGTAAGATCATTCTATATGGATGATACCGAAATAACAAACAGTGAGTATCGTCAGTTTGTTCAATGGGTCCGCGATTCTATCGTCAGGACCAAATTGGCTATCCTGGCAGATGAACTCGGAATGGGTCCTGAAGATGGAGGTATCGGAGAGTACGCTTTTAAGAGTGCTGATACCACCAGAATGACGACTTATCAAAAGTACATGCTCGACAATTATTCCGGAATGGGAGAAACGGGCTACGAAGGTTACGCCTTAAATACTGAAGAGGATCTGGTATGGGATACTTCTGATTACCCGGATGAATACTATACCGAGATCATGGATTCTCTTTACATTCCACAGGAAGAATCTTATAACGGACAACGTATTATAGACGTTACTCAATTGAAATACAAGTATACCTGGATGGATATCGAGGCGGCAGCCCGATCGAGGGATTCTCGTCGTAAAGAATTTTTAAGGACTGAAGAACTGGAGGTTTATCCTGATACTACGGTCTGGATTCGTGATTTTGAATACTCGTATAACGAGCCTATGCACAATGATTATTTTTGGCATGATGCTTACAGTGATTATCCTGTAGTAGGTGTTTCCTGGACTCAGGCTAAAGCTTTTTGTCACTGGAGAACTAAATTCAAGAATGACGATCAGAAGGCACGTGGGAGACAATTTGTAAACCAGTTTCGTTTACCAACTGAAGCAGAATGGGAATACGCAGCCCGTGGAGGTATCGAAGGAGGTACTTATCCCTGGGGTGGTCCTTATGTGATCAGTGATACAGGTTGTTTTATGGCAAACTTCAAGCCTCAGCGTGGAGATTACGCAGCCGATGCAGCCTTATATACTGTGGAAGCAAAGTCTTATGAACCCAACGATTTCAACCTTTATAACATGGCTGGTAACGTATCTGAATGGACCAATAGTAGTTATTTCCCTGGTTCTTACGAATACGCCTCAACCATGAACCCTAACGCCGATTCTGGAGACAATGCCAGAAAAGTGATCCGGGGAGGTTCGTGGAAAGATGTGGCTTACTTCCTACAGGTGAGTACAAGAGATTACGAGTACAAGGATTCCGCGAGAAGCTATGTCGGATTCAGAACTGTACAGGATTATATGGGAGAAGAAGATTCAACTCAATAA
- a CDS encoding formimidoylglutamase gives MAFDFLVPVEDKALAHCELLPPQSLGKNIFKHTQRDGLPVLANASFAIMGVNESRNAFEKKPEKLAIAEIRIQLYKLMMGNWNVNIVDLGNVEQGETVEDTYFVVKEITAGLLEENVIPVIIGATQDITYPTYRAFDGIKDLINLVSIDSRFDFGADEELISSSSYMSKIITDKPNNLFNFSNIGYQSYFNAQEEIDLMERLFFDAYRLGEISSDITLAEPVLRNAHLVSLDTRAIKASELGGSSNYSPNGFDGREICAIARYAGISENVCVLGIYEGENSHLSFQLIAQIVWYFMEGYNFRIKERPTASSKDFTKFIVPTENEELVFFKSLLTQRWWVEVPSFASAHTKSNSPALLPCTEQDYLDACDQIIPERWFKAYKKGLN, from the coding sequence ATGGCATTCGATTTCTTAGTTCCTGTTGAAGATAAGGCCCTTGCGCATTGCGAGCTGTTGCCACCACAGTCCTTAGGGAAGAATATCTTTAAGCACACCCAGAGAGACGGACTCCCCGTACTCGCTAACGCCTCTTTTGCGATCATGGGGGTAAATGAATCGCGCAACGCCTTTGAAAAAAAACCTGAAAAATTAGCGATAGCAGAGATCCGGATTCAGTTGTACAAATTGATGATGGGTAACTGGAATGTCAATATCGTTGACCTCGGAAATGTTGAACAGGGAGAGACCGTAGAGGACACCTATTTTGTGGTTAAGGAAATTACGGCCGGTTTGCTGGAAGAAAACGTTATTCCTGTAATAATAGGGGCTACCCAGGATATTACCTATCCCACTTACCGCGCATTTGACGGAATAAAAGATTTGATCAACCTGGTATCCATAGACAGCAGATTCGATTTTGGTGCCGATGAGGAACTGATCTCCTCTTCTTCTTACATGAGTAAGATCATTACCGACAAACCCAACAACCTTTTCAATTTTTCCAATATTGGATATCAGAGTTATTTCAATGCACAGGAAGAGATTGACCTTATGGAAAGGTTATTTTTTGATGCTTACCGTCTGGGTGAAATTTCCTCGGATATTACGCTTGCCGAACCGGTGTTGCGAAATGCTCACCTGGTGAGTTTGGATACCCGGGCCATCAAGGCCAGTGAATTAGGGGGATCTTCAAACTATTCTCCCAACGGTTTTGACGGTCGCGAGATCTGTGCGATCGCCCGTTATGCCGGAATCAGCGAAAACGTCTGTGTTTTAGGGATTTACGAAGGAGAAAATTCACATCTCTCTTTCCAACTCATCGCCCAGATTGTATGGTATTTTATGGAAGGATACAATTTCCGGATCAAAGAACGCCCTACAGCTTCCAGTAAAGATTTTACCAAGTTCATAGTTCCAACTGAGAACGAGGAACTGGTATTCTTCAAAAGTCTCCTCACCCAAAGGTGGTGGGTAGAAGTTCCTTCATTTGCTTCCGCACATACTAAATCAAATTCACCTGCGTTATTACCTTGCACTGAGCAGGACTATTTGGACGCTTGCGACCAGATTATTCCGGAGCGGTGGTTTAAGGCCTACAAGAAAGGTTTAAACTAA
- the topA gene encoding type I DNA topoisomerase has translation MAKNLVIVESPAKAKTIEKFLGKDFKVESSFGHIADLPSKELGVDVANDFKPKYIVDKDKKSLVKKLKDLAKKADTIWLASDEDREGEAISWHLAETLDLDKSKTKRIVFNSITKSAIQNAIENPRAINYDLVNAQQARRVLDRLVGYELSPVLWKKIKPGLSAGRVQSVAVRLIVERERDIEAFVPVGSFRINAEFKTQKGDIVSAKLSRTFDTKEEAEAFLKKNLQANFEVASLDKKPAKKSPSAPFTTSTLQQEASRKLYFSVGRTMQVAQRLYEAGLITYMRTDSVNLSKEAINDAKKAIVTNYGEKYSKVRNYKGKSKGAQEAHEAIRPTDMTLQSPKVERDQAKLYELIWMRTLASQMADAQLERTNVKISADKHDQEFTANGEVIKFDGFLKVYLEGKDEEDLAEEQEGMLPLLKLGEPLENNYITATERFTRPPYRFTEASLVKKLEELGIGRPSTYAPTISTIQNRGYIEKGTVEGTERKYSQLVLENNQITEKGLTENVGSDKGKMVPTDIGLIVNDFLVENFANILDYNFTAKVEKDFDEIASGEEDWQKVMKDFYKDFHPNVIDVEENADRASGERVLGTDPKTKRQVSVRLGRFGPMVQIGTVDDEEKPLFASLLPDQSITTITYEEAMELFKLPRKLGVFEGEEVEANVGRYGPYVRHGKKFVSLESGESAMDVDLDRAIELIKAKQKADAPITTYEGKDVTKGKGRFGPFIKWDGMFINVNKKYDFDQLSEADITELIEAKKKKEAEKVVQEWPEEGIRIEKARWGRHNVIKGKTKAELAKEVDVTKMSLEDAKSLLDKKKPKKKSK, from the coding sequence ATGGCTAAGAATTTAGTAATTGTAGAATCTCCTGCCAAAGCAAAGACTATCGAGAAATTTTTGGGAAAGGATTTTAAGGTAGAATCGAGTTTTGGACATATTGCAGACCTTCCATCGAAAGAATTAGGAGTTGATGTAGCCAACGATTTTAAACCGAAATACATAGTTGATAAGGACAAAAAATCCCTTGTAAAAAAATTAAAAGATCTGGCAAAGAAGGCAGATACCATCTGGCTTGCCAGTGATGAAGACCGGGAAGGGGAGGCTATATCCTGGCATTTGGCCGAAACCCTGGATCTTGATAAAAGTAAGACAAAACGTATCGTCTTTAATTCCATTACCAAGTCGGCAATCCAGAATGCCATAGAAAATCCACGGGCAATCAACTACGATCTTGTCAATGCTCAGCAGGCCAGGAGGGTATTGGATCGACTGGTGGGATACGAACTTTCCCCTGTTTTATGGAAAAAAATAAAACCGGGCTTGTCTGCCGGAAGAGTACAATCAGTGGCCGTTAGGCTGATCGTTGAGCGCGAACGCGATATCGAGGCTTTTGTTCCCGTAGGGTCGTTCAGGATCAATGCAGAATTTAAAACTCAGAAAGGGGACATAGTAAGTGCTAAGCTCTCCAGGACTTTTGACACCAAAGAAGAGGCGGAAGCCTTTTTGAAAAAGAATCTTCAGGCAAATTTTGAAGTTGCCTCGCTCGATAAAAAACCTGCAAAGAAATCCCCTTCTGCACCTTTTACGACATCTACTTTGCAGCAGGAGGCATCGCGAAAGCTTTATTTCTCCGTGGGAAGGACGATGCAGGTGGCCCAGCGATTATATGAAGCCGGACTAATCACCTATATGAGGACAGACAGTGTAAACTTGTCCAAAGAAGCGATTAATGACGCAAAAAAGGCGATTGTAACAAACTACGGTGAGAAGTACAGCAAGGTACGCAACTACAAGGGGAAGAGTAAGGGAGCACAAGAAGCTCACGAGGCCATCAGACCCACAGACATGACTTTACAGAGTCCTAAAGTTGAACGGGATCAGGCTAAATTATATGAATTGATATGGATGCGGACCCTGGCTTCGCAAATGGCCGACGCACAACTGGAGCGAACCAATGTAAAGATAAGCGCTGACAAACACGATCAGGAATTTACCGCCAATGGGGAGGTCATCAAATTTGATGGTTTTTTAAAGGTCTACCTCGAAGGAAAGGATGAAGAAGATCTTGCTGAAGAGCAGGAGGGAATGCTTCCCTTATTAAAATTGGGTGAGCCGTTGGAGAATAATTATATCACGGCAACCGAACGATTTACAAGACCGCCTTACCGCTTTACAGAGGCTTCATTGGTCAAGAAATTGGAGGAGCTCGGTATCGGAAGACCGTCCACTTATGCCCCAACGATTTCCACTATCCAAAATAGGGGCTACATCGAAAAAGGAACTGTTGAAGGAACCGAAAGGAAATACAGTCAGTTAGTCCTCGAAAACAATCAAATCACGGAAAAAGGCCTTACGGAAAACGTAGGTTCTGACAAAGGGAAGATGGTGCCGACAGATATAGGATTGATTGTCAATGATTTTCTGGTAGAAAACTTTGCTAATATCCTGGATTACAATTTTACGGCAAAAGTTGAAAAGGATTTTGATGAGATCGCCTCAGGGGAAGAAGACTGGCAAAAAGTGATGAAAGACTTTTACAAGGACTTCCATCCCAATGTGATCGATGTGGAAGAAAACGCCGATCGCGCCAGTGGAGAACGCGTTCTGGGAACCGATCCCAAAACAAAAAGACAGGTTTCGGTACGTTTGGGGAGATTTGGTCCGATGGTACAAATAGGTACCGTTGACGATGAAGAAAAGCCTTTATTTGCCAGTCTGTTGCCGGACCAGTCGATCACTACCATAACTTATGAAGAAGCGATGGAACTCTTTAAACTTCCGAGGAAGTTAGGTGTTTTTGAGGGCGAAGAGGTTGAGGCAAATGTGGGTCGTTACGGCCCATATGTGCGCCATGGTAAAAAGTTTGTCTCTCTCGAAAGCGGAGAAAGTGCTATGGATGTGGACCTGGACAGGGCCATTGAGCTTATCAAAGCCAAGCAAAAAGCCGATGCGCCTATTACTACCTACGAAGGGAAAGACGTAACTAAAGGAAAAGGGAGGTTTGGTCCCTTTATCAAATGGGATGGCATGTTCATCAACGTCAATAAAAAATACGACTTTGATCAGCTTTCTGAAGCCGACATAACTGAACTTATTGAGGCCAAAAAGAAAAAGGAAGCAGAAAAAGTAGTGCAGGAATGGCCTGAGGAAGGAATCAGAATAGAGAAAGCCCGTTGGGGTCGGCACAACGTAATCAAAGGCAAGACCAAAGCAGAATTGGCCAAGGAGGTGGATGTCACTAAAATGAGTCTGGAAGATGCAAAAAGTCTTCTTGATAAGAAAAAGCCAAAGAAAAAAAGTAAATAA
- a CDS encoding LVIVD repeat-containing protein, whose protein sequence is MKTLNVLLAFVAVASLLSCENEDPGKYADYLVAYPLTMTAEEFKNGVDITVPRPIDESGKIYAYRDYIFVNDKYKGIHVIDNSDPNNPEKVAFIKIAGNIDISVKNDYLYADSLTDLIVLDISDINNIQIVNRLENVLRDNVIWPVEAEIFEYGEGYTEGSVLIGWELRTERRLIEEVQTRFENELMMDAAANSVGQGGSLARFKIVGEFLYAVDNHSINIFDITDLGNPLDLEDVYAGFDIETIFNQDNHLFLGSRSGMYIYDISSPAQPGFVSEFQHGTACDPVVVDGEFAYVTLRGGNGCGATESGLFIIDIADLSNPALLKSYPMDEPYGLGVKDDKLFVCDGSFGLKVYDKTNVPELIALEHFEGMTTFDVIPMADQLIMIGDGILYQYAYTETSLELISSMSLD, encoded by the coding sequence ATGAAAACCCTGAACGTCCTGCTTGCCTTTGTTGCTGTTGCCAGTTTACTTTCCTGTGAGAATGAGGATCCGGGAAAATACGCAGACTATCTCGTGGCTTATCCCCTGACCATGACCGCGGAAGAATTTAAAAATGGGGTTGATATTACCGTGCCCCGGCCCATAGACGAATCTGGTAAAATCTATGCTTATAGGGATTATATTTTTGTCAATGACAAGTACAAAGGAATTCATGTTATCGATAACAGCGACCCAAATAACCCTGAGAAAGTGGCGTTTATAAAGATTGCCGGGAACATAGACATTTCAGTGAAAAATGATTATTTATACGCTGACAGCCTTACCGATCTTATCGTCCTGGATATATCAGATATCAATAATATTCAAATCGTAAATCGTCTCGAAAACGTGCTTAGGGATAATGTAATATGGCCTGTGGAAGCTGAGATTTTTGAATACGGCGAGGGATATACAGAAGGCAGCGTCCTTATCGGTTGGGAGCTTAGGACAGAGCGCCGACTTATTGAAGAGGTACAAACCCGCTTTGAAAATGAATTGATGATGGATGCTGCGGCAAACAGCGTGGGCCAGGGCGGCTCCCTAGCCCGGTTTAAAATAGTAGGCGAATTTTTATACGCTGTGGATAATCATTCTATCAATATCTTCGATATTACAGACCTGGGAAACCCTCTTGATCTGGAGGATGTGTACGCCGGATTCGATATAGAAACCATCTTTAATCAGGATAATCATTTGTTTCTGGGAAGCAGAAGCGGGATGTACATCTACGACATTTCCTCTCCTGCGCAGCCCGGCTTTGTCTCTGAATTTCAGCATGGTACGGCCTGCGACCCTGTAGTTGTTGACGGGGAATTTGCCTATGTCACCTTAAGAGGCGGGAATGGATGTGGCGCTACAGAAAGCGGCCTCTTCATCATTGATATTGCAGACCTTTCCAATCCTGCTCTACTGAAGTCCTATCCGATGGATGAACCTTATGGTTTAGGAGTAAAGGATGATAAACTCTTTGTGTGCGATGGCAGTTTTGGTCTTAAGGTGTACGATAAAACCAACGTGCCCGAGTTAATTGCACTGGAACATTTTGAAGGGATGACCACATTTGATGTGATTCCCATGGCAGATCAATTAATAATGATTGGCGATGGGATTCTCTACCAATACGCCTACACGGAAACTAGTTTGGAATTAATCAGTTCCATGTCACTTGATTAA
- the miaB gene encoding tRNA (N6-isopentenyl adenosine(37)-C2)-methylthiotransferase MiaB, translating into MEKVIDESIQGSALKTESVDRNARKLYIESYGCQMNFSDSEIVASILAGEGFNTTSDLEEADLVLVNTCSIREKAETTVRKRLEKFNAVKKSKPHMKVGVLGCMAERLKSQLLEEEKIVDMVVGPDAYKDLPNLVREIDEGRNAVNVILSKEETYGDIAPVRLNSNGVTAFVSITRGCDNMCTFCVVPFTRGRERSRDPQSVIQEVNELWEQGYKEVTLLGQNVDSYLWYGGGLKKDFEKASDIQKATSVNFSGLLAMVAEAQPRMRIRFSTSNPQDMTLDVVTTMAKYKNICNYIHLPVQSGSDRILKAMNRLHTREEYMKLITDIRRIIPNCGISQDMIAGFPGETEEDHQDTLSLMEFVKYDFGFMFAYSERPGTLASRKLEDDIPEAVKKRRLQEIIALQQKHSLYRTQQHLGKVEEVLIEGPSRKSEAHWMGRTSGNTVVVFPKEQFEVGQFVMVSIKDCTSATLLGEAVGLAENSN; encoded by the coding sequence ATGGAGAAAGTAATCGATGAGAGCATTCAGGGATCTGCCCTGAAAACTGAGTCAGTAGATCGTAATGCGAGAAAGCTTTACATAGAAAGTTATGGTTGCCAGATGAATTTTTCTGACAGTGAGATCGTAGCTTCTATCCTGGCCGGTGAGGGTTTTAACACCACATCGGATCTTGAAGAAGCAGATTTGGTGCTTGTCAATACTTGTTCCATCCGTGAAAAGGCCGAAACCACAGTAAGAAAAAGGCTGGAAAAATTCAATGCCGTCAAAAAATCCAAACCCCATATGAAAGTAGGGGTATTGGGCTGTATGGCAGAACGTTTAAAAAGTCAGTTACTCGAAGAGGAAAAGATAGTTGACATGGTTGTGGGCCCGGATGCCTACAAAGACCTGCCCAACTTGGTTAGGGAAATAGATGAAGGCCGAAATGCCGTAAATGTGATCCTCTCCAAAGAAGAGACATATGGAGATATAGCTCCGGTACGATTGAATTCAAACGGAGTAACCGCCTTTGTTTCCATAACCAGAGGGTGCGATAATATGTGTACGTTTTGCGTTGTGCCTTTTACAAGGGGCAGGGAGCGCAGCAGGGATCCTCAGTCTGTAATTCAGGAAGTAAATGAACTATGGGAGCAGGGGTACAAGGAAGTTACTTTACTCGGGCAAAATGTTGACAGTTATTTATGGTATGGGGGCGGACTCAAAAAAGATTTTGAGAAAGCGTCGGACATTCAAAAGGCCACATCCGTAAATTTCTCCGGACTGCTCGCAATGGTCGCTGAAGCACAACCGCGCATGAGGATTCGTTTCTCCACCTCCAATCCTCAGGACATGACGCTGGATGTGGTGACAACCATGGCGAAATACAAAAATATTTGCAACTATATCCACCTGCCTGTACAGAGTGGAAGTGACCGAATCCTGAAGGCCATGAATCGCCTGCATACCCGGGAGGAATACATGAAATTGATTACTGATATTCGGAGAATAATCCCGAATTGCGGGATAAGTCAGGATATGATTGCCGGTTTTCCCGGAGAGACAGAGGAAGATCATCAGGATACCTTATCCCTGATGGAATTCGTAAAATATGACTTTGGATTTATGTTCGCTTATTCTGAACGTCCGGGCACCTTGGCATCGAGGAAACTGGAGGATGATATTCCGGAGGCCGTTAAAAAGCGAAGATTACAGGAGATCATTGCGCTGCAGCAAAAACACAGCCTGTATCGAACCCAGCAGCATCTGGGCAAGGTTGAAGAAGTACTTATTGAAGGGCCGTCCAGAAAGTCTGAGGCCCATTGGATGGGTAGAACTTCAGGCAACACCGTAGTGGTTTTTCCAAAGGAACAATTTGAGGTGGGTCAATTTGTGATGGTCTCTATCAAAGACTGTACCTCTGCAACCCTCCTGGGTGAGGCGGTTGGACTGGCAGAAAATAGCAACTAA